Part of the Candidatus Thiothrix putei genome, GGCTTTTCGGATCAGAAGTACGGCGATGCACATCTGCGTCGCTATCGGTTTCGCACGAAGTCGGTGTCACCGACAAACTCAAGGTCGGTTGGGCAATGTAATTGTTAGGGGCTTCCTGAATCAGCTTGCGGAATTCCTCGACTTTTTCAGCAGTGGAATGTGCCCCCCCAACATGCCGTACCCACCGGATTCGTTGGCAGGTTTCACCACCAATTCGGCGAGGTGTTCCAACACGTAAGCACGGTCTTCGTCACGACGGCACACGTAAGTCGGCACATTCGGCAAGCTCGGCTAAAGCATGTTCAAAGTAGGCGGAGTTGTAGATGCCGGGGGTCATCAACGCAATGGTCGGGTCATCCAAATCGGGGCGTAACGATGCGAGCATTTCATACAATTGCGCGGGGGTAATTACTGACTGGACGAATCGGCAAGGTGTTGAAAATTTCCGGCAGCACCCTTTTGGTGATATTGCGGTTTTACAGCATGTACGCCACGCCAGACGGTACACGCAAGTTGTCTTCCAACACATACAACACGCCATCGCTGTGGCGCACCAAATCGGAGCCGCAAATATTTGCCCAAACACCGTGCGGTGGGGTCATGCCGATGCACGCTTTTCGATAGCCTTTGGATTGCAGCACGATGTCAGCGGGCATTACGCCATCTTTGAGGATCTTGCCACCGTTGTAAATATCCTGAATGAACATATTCAGTGCGCGGATGCGTTGCTTCAGCCCTATTTCGGTGCGATCCCATTCCGTCGCGGGGATAATGCGCGGAATAATGTCGAATGGCCAAGCGCGGTCAATGTTGCCTGCATCGCTATAAACCGTGAAGGTGATGCCCATTTCGCGGATAACAGCCTCGGATTCCTGCACACATTGGCGAAAACGGTCGGGGGTAAGGTGACGTAAATATTCGACCAGCTTGTAGCTGGCCTCACGCGGCTGATGCAGCGCAGCAATCAGTTCGTCATACAACGAACCGGGATCGTACTGATTCCATTCTTTTTTCATAATAATGTTCCGAGCGAAAATCGACGTTATTGTTATAATTCACTAGCAAGATTCATGCCCAACCCTTCCCGTTAGCAGGAAGGGAGGAACATAAAGAAGCGATTACTCGACTACAGAAACCTTAGTCATAATGATCGGCTGCACAGGTACATCGCCGTGTGGGCCGAAATTGCCTGTTTTCACGCCAACGATAGCATCAACTACATCCATGCCTTCGGTTACTTTACCAAATACCGCATAGCCCCAACCTTGTGGTGTTTCGGAGCGGAAGTTCAGGAAATCGTTGTTGTTAACGTTGATAAAGAACTGTGAAGATGCTGAATGCGGGTCATTAGTACGCGCCATTGCCAAGGTACCACGGTCATTTTTCAGACCATTGTTGGCTTCGTTCTTCACTGGAGGACGCTTGTCTGCTTTTTCCTTCATGGTTTCAGAAAAACCACCGCCTTGAATCATAAAGCCCGGAATAACACGGTGAAAAATCGTACCGTTGTAAAAACCTTCATTGACATAAGCCAGAATATTTTCGACGGTTTTGGGTGCAGCGTTAGCGTCCAATTCAACTGTAATGTTGCCTTTGGTGGTTTCGATCAGAATAGTAGACATTTTATCTCCAGATTTGGATGGTTCAGCGGCCTTGTCAGCGACTTTATCGGCGGCATTGCAGCCAACAGAAGCGAACAGGCCAATCATCATGGCAAAAAGAAAACTTACAACACGTTTCATGCATAAACCCCGTATTTTTGATTGTGTTCAGGAAGTGCGCATCATACCGCGCACCACCTGTTTTTCCAACCGATTACGGCAGTTCGACCTTGGGTGATGGCTGCCAGCCCGCTTGGTGATGCTCGACAACTACCGTTGTGTAAATACCACCACGTACATTCCACACCCCGGTTAAGCGCATAAAACGTGGCTCAGTCGCAGCCACCAGATCCTCTAAGATTTTATTGGTGACAGCCTCGTGGAATGCACCCTCTTCACGGTAGCTCCACATGTACAATTTCAGGGATTTCAGTTCAACATTTTTCTGGTCAGGCACGTATTCAAGCTTGAACTGCGCAAAATCCGGCTGACCTGTTTTTGGGCATATACACGTGAATTCCGGCATATCAATGCGGATCGTGTAATCACGCTGTGGGTTAGGGTTAGGGAAAGTTTCAAGGTCTTTGCTGGGGCGTGTGGACATGGTTGCTCCTGTGCCTCCCGATGAACAGTCGGGAGAAGTTGAAAAGGCACAGGTTTATACCACGATACCGGCATTTGTCCAGAACCATGGCATTTAACCATTTAAAAAATGGTCATTAACCTTAAGCCAAGAACAAAGACCAAGGCTGCAACCAACCCCGTGACAGCACCTTTGATAAACACGCTTTGTACTCCGGCGGCGTACTTAACCACGCTTTTATCGAGTTTGTCGATTTGGCGATCCCGTTGGGCAATGATTAAATCACGTTGATGCAGCGCTTCATCACGGTTCTGCAATTGCTGAAGCTGTTCTTTCAGCGTGTTTTCCAACGATTGAATGCGTAACGTTAATTCCTGAAGGCGTTCATCACGACGGCGAATATGCGCTTCTTTGGCAATAATCGTTTGATCACGGTCATGCACACTGGTATCGCGTTTATGGAGTTGCTCATCACGTGCCTGAAGCTGAGCATCGCGCAAGGAAAGCGTGGTATCGCGCTCATGCAGGCTACTATCACGCTTTGCCACTTCAGTATCACGTAGGTGAATCTGTTGATCACGTGCTTGTAATGCCTCTTCTTTGTGCTGGAGGTGCAAATCACGCTGTTCGAGTTGCGCATCACGCTCGGCGATGGTGGCATCACGTTCTGCGATGGTTTCTTCACGTTCTGAAAGAAACTCATCGCGATCTTGCACCGTTTGGTCACGAAGCTGTAACTGCACATCACGTTCTGCAATGCTTTGATCCCGCAGATGCACTTCGAGTTGCAGGTTACGTACTTGCTCATCGCGGGCAGAAATTTCCGTGTCACGCACTTGCAGACTCGTATCGCGCTCTGTCAGGAACTCACCTAAGGTTTGGATGTGTTGGTCGCGCTCATTCAAAGAAGTATCCCGCTGCTGAACGGTATGATCACGCTCAGTCAGTTGAAAGTCACGTTCCCTTATGGTGTCGTCACGTTGCTGAATAGCGGCATTACGCTCTGTAAGCAGCGAATCCCGGAAATGAATGGTTTCGTCACGCTCCTGCATTTGCCCGTTGAGTTGCGCAATATGCCCATCGCGTTCTTTGATGCTGTGATCCCGTTCGCCGATGGTGACATCACGGCTTTGCATTTGGGAATCACGTAACTGCAATTGCTTGTCACGTTCGCGCAGTTGCAAGTCTTGCCCACTGATGCGCGTGTCACGCTCACGCAACGAAATATCACGTTCCTTCAGGCGGCGATCACGTTCTGTAATTTGCACATCACGTTCTTCAACCGTGCGATCACGGCTAGACAGGCGGGTATCACGATCCCGCAGGTCTTCGTCAGCTTTGTTAATGCGTTCATCACGCATCATTAATTGGCGATCACGCTCCGTAAGCTGGCTATCGCGTGCCTGTAAGTGATCTTCTAGTTCACGGATGGTTTGCAGAAAATCCAACCCTTGCTGATCACGACTACGAATCGCCTCTTCCCGCAAACGCAATTCGTTATCACGCTCAGCAACCGTGCGATCGCGTTCGCTGATTTCCCGATCACGCTGGCTTAAGGTTGCATCACGCTTTTCTACTTGCTGCTGCTGAATACCGATGCGCTGATCACGCTCTTGCAGCAGACTGGCTTTTTCCTTCAGTAACAGTTCACGGGCTTGAATTTGCTGATCACGCTCCGCAATGGTGCGATCACGGGATTGTAAGTGCTGATTCGCCAGATCAATATGGGAATCGCGGGCAGCCAACTGGCGGTCACGTTCCGAGAGGTGGTTATCCCGTTCGCTCAGGTGTTTGTCACGTTCCTTGAGCATTTTTTCCTGCTCTAAGGTTTGGCGGGTACGTTCCTGCAATAAAGTTTCGCGATCCAACAATTGCTGGTCTTTTTTGATAATGCTGTCATCACGGCTTTGCAGCAGCTTATCTTTACTTTGAATGGCTTGGTCGATACGTGACAGCGAACGGTCTTTGTCTTCAAGACTGCGGTCACGCATTTGGATTTGCAGTTCTTTTTCCTGCAACAATTTTTCGTAATGTGCTAAGTTTTGTTCGAGGTTATTTAAGCGGGTTTCGCGATCCTCCAGCATGGTATCCCGCTGTTGAACGGCACGATCCCGCGCGATCATGACGTCATCACGGTGACGTAAGGCTTTTTCCTTGTCTTCTAGCAATTGATTTTGCTGTGTTAATAGCTTTTCTTTTTCGCCCAGCAACCGTGCCAACGTTTCCATGCGTTTATCACGTTCGTCGATCCGTGCATCACGCACCCGAATGTGCCCATCTTTTTCTAGCAATAAGCCTGATATTTCGCGCAAGCGCTGATCGCGCTCTTGTAAACGTAGCGCCAACTCATCCACGCTGGTTTTCAATGCCTGCTTATCATTCAATGTGAGATAAACATTTGAATCCAGTTTCTTAAAAATATCGAGATCCTTTTCTTCTAATTTCATGATTGCTTCCTAAGCACTACCAGCACGCACCATTAGCAGACATTTGCCCTATCTGTGCAAAAACTCATGGAGAAATGCTCTGGATTTTGGCATAAATAATAATATTTCGCCATGCTACTTTTTACATTAGCGATTCCACAGATGCATTTGTGCGGTGCGCCATTCGCGTACTTGTCTATTTTCACCAGAAGCAGGGAAATCTAGGCGCAATTCCCCCGTTTCAGACGTGTTTAGCAATTTTATATCACGGGCAACATAACGTTGCATAACGCTAGGATGCGGATGATGAAAACGATTACGGTAGCCACTGGTCACAATACCCAAGGTTGGCGCAACCGCCTGAATAAAGGCGGGGCTGGAAGATGTCTTACTACCATGATGCGGTAGCAATAATACCTCAGCGCGTAAGTCTGCGGCCTGCTTGACTAACCACTTCTCTGCCGGACGCTCAATATCAGCCGTTAATAATACACTGTGGTAGGCATTTGCTATTTTTAATACACAAGAACGGTTGTTTTGTGTGACATCTGGAAATTTTTCATCTGGATGCAAGAGCATGAATTCAACCCCGTCCCACTGCCATGCCTGACCGGCCGTACACAAATCGGCATGATGAGCTGGCAAGGTATCCACGCTACTGACTAACACCTGACTAACCGGCATGGCGCTCACTAGCGCCGCTGCCCCACCGCTATGATCATTATCTGCATGAGACACGACTAAGGTATCGAGTTGCGTAATACCTTGCCCACGCAACCAGGGTAATACCACTAACGCCCCCGTATCAAAACTATCGGATACTTTAGGGCCAGTATCGAAAACCAAAGTATGATGCGCTGTTTGCACCACGCTGGCTAAACCTTGCCCAACATCCAACACGCTGACACGAAAAGCACCGTTCTCTACCTTGGGCGGTTGCCATAATACCAATGGCAACATCAGTAACATCCCCAACCAGCGTCCAGGCATTCCACGCGGCAACCACAAGATAACAAAGCCTAATAACGCCAGAAATAACCAAGGCATGGGAAGTAACGGCATGTACATTGCCGAAAAGGGGAGCGATGCCAACCACTCCAACACCCACATCAGCCACTCCAACAAGGTAGCCGCTAGGATCCAAACCCAGCTTGCGGCTGTTGCCCACCACCCTGCCAGCACAATCCCCAACAATACCAAGGGTGTCACCACAAACGTGACGATGGGAATAGCCAACAGATTCGCTAAGGGCGAACTCAACGAAATCATCCCGAAAAAACCAGCAGCCAAAGGAATCGTCCCCAGTGATAACACCAACTGCATCCACACCACTGCGGATTTGCCCAGTTTACGTTGGCGTATTCCCAACCATACCAGTAACGCCACCGTTGAAAACGATAACCAAAAACCCACGGATAAACTGGCTAACGGGTCAAGCAATAACACCAGCAACAAAGCAAGACTCATGGTGACACTGAACGGCACGTGTCGTCGCCACACCAAACCCGCCATAACCACCAGCAACATAATCAAGGTACGCTGGGTTGGAATATTAAAGCCCGCTAGCAATGCATAACCCGTTGCCAACACACCACCGGTTAAGGCTGCTGCTACCCGTAAGGGCAACCACAAATACAACATAGGGAACAAACGCCAGACTCCCCAAACCGGCAAAATACCCAAACTCGCCACCATCGTGATATGCAAACCCGAAATCGCTAACAGATGAATCGTGCCGGTTTTGCGCAACACATCCCATTGTTGCTGAGGAATCGCTTCGGTATAGGCAATTGCCAACCCCTGCACCAACCCGGTCATCTCGGAACCTGACAAGGCCGTCGCAATTTTTTCCTGCAAATGCTGGCGCAGATGATTCGGTTGCCACCAATCGGCTGCGTCTAAGCGTTGATTATCCGCAGACTTGCGCACATAGCCACTTCCTCCAATGCGTTGCGTAAACAACCATTGCTCATAGTCAAAACCATTAGGGTTCATGAAACCGTTAGGGCGTTTAGCGCGTATCAGCAATTGCCAGCGCTCACCCGCACGAATAAAAGGAACATCATCCGCATACCAAGCTACCTTTAAATGTCCACGGTAATGTGGCGTATCAGCCGCAAACAGAAAACTTAAGCCATCAACCCGCTGTTCCGGCACATCAGCAACCATACCCGTTAGGAGAATGTCCTCACCTTCCCAAGCTTCCGGCAACCAATCCGCCCGTACCCCATGTGCAACCCATAAGGCGTAAACACTACCCAGCAACATCCCTGCCAATAGCGTCACCGCAACCCAACGCCGGTACAAACTCAAACCCACAATCAAGCCCGTGAGACTCGCAACAACACCCCAAAACAGTGCATCCATAACCGGTAGACGCGGCAAAACCAGCAACACCAACGTGCCTATAAAAAAACTCACTGAAAAGGTGCGCATATTTCGCAAACCATGGATAATGAATAACCTTTATTCTTATTGCTGTTAAAACTTCATGCCGCGAAAATTTCTGCGTAAACTGTTTCCCGACCCTGAGAAACTCAAAGAGCACAAACATCTTCAGTTTTTAGGGGATACGCTGCATTTGCCTTGTCTGTGGCATTTGAATCGACGGAATGTTGCCTCAGCATTTGCTATCGGGCTGTTTTGCATGTGGATTCCTGTACCATTCCAGTCCATTATCGCCGCATTATTAGCCGTTTTTTTCCGTGCAAACCTGCCCTTAGCCGTCGTCTTAGTCTTTGTCACCAATCCCGTCACCATGCCCCCAATGCTCTATGCAGCTTACTTGTTAGGGGCTGCCATCGTCGGGCATCCTCCTGCGGGTTTCAACTTTGAACCCAGCCTTGACTGGTTAATGAATGGACTGATATTAATCTGGAAACCGTTTTTACTCGGTATCTTCATTAGTGCGGTGTTGTCATCCATCTCAGGCTATTACATGGTTCATCTATTGTGGCGCTTGCACCTGATCCGACATTTAAAAGAGCGGCGCGAACGCAAACACCGTAAAACACCACCGCCGCAAGACTAAGCATGACTCAACACACCATCGGTCAAGCGATACACCGTATCCATTTTTGCAGCCAATTGCAGGTCATGCGTGACCACCACAAACGCGGTTCCCAAAGAATCATTCAAACTCTGCATCAAATTAAATACATTCTCAGCCGTGTGGTGATCCAAGTTACCCGTAGGTTCGTCGGCTAATACCGCTTGCGGGCGTGTCACCAAAGCACGGGCAATCGCCGCACGCTGACGTTCCCCACCAGACAGTTGCGCCGGTTTATGGTTGAGTCGCTCTTTTAAACCTACCTTCGTCAACATATCCGCTGCCTGAGCGCTGGCTTCTGCGACTTTTACCCCACGAATCAACAGCGGCATTGCTACATTTTCCAATGCGGTAAATTCAGGTAGCAAATGATGAAACTGGTAAATAAAGCCCATTGACTCATTACGCAACACCCCCCGTTCTGTATCCGATAACTGATCCATGCGCTTGCCTAGCACTTCCACATGCCCTGAGGATGGCAAATCCAAGCCCCCCATCAAATGCAACAAAGTGCTTTTACCACTACCGGAACTACCTAAAATTGCTACTTTTTCACCCGCATGAATCTGTAAATCCACCCCGCGTAACACTTCCACGTCTAAACGGCCTTCCGTGAAGCGCTTGCCCAGTTGTTGGCAGGAAATAATCACCTTACTCATAACGCAGCGCCTCCGCAGGCTGAACTTTGGACGCACGCCAAGCAGGGTAAAGCGTCGCGAGAATCGACATAAACAGCGCACTCAAGGCAATCACCATGACATCACCGGGATTCACCCGTGATTCGAGTTCGCTAATAAAATAAACATCGGCATTAATGAAATGCGTATCAAACAGACGCTCCAGAAACGGCACAATCACATCCAGATTCGTCGCCAGCAACACGCCCAACACAACCCCAATCAGGGTTCCGAACACACCGATCAGTGTCCCTTGCACCATAAAAATTTTCATGATACGACCCGATGACAAGCCTAAAGTACGTAAGATAGCAATATCGCCTTCCTTATCGGTGACAACCATCACTAACGTTGACACCAAATTAAACGCAGCCACGGCAATGATCAGCAATAAAATAATGAACATCACCGATTTTTGCGCTTGAATTGCCTTGAACTGGTTTTTGTTCAAATTCGTCCAATCATTGGCCCACATATCCGGCCATGCAGACCCCATGCGTTGCAAGATGGTTTGTGCCATTTGTGGCGCAAGATACAAATCACTCAACGTCATGCGCAAACCCGTGACATCGCCCGCCATTTCAAATGTTTTGGCGGCATCTTCAAGGTTTACATAAGCCGTGGTGGTATCAAATTGCTGCATATCCACCCGAAAAATTGCTGCAATGGTGAAACGCTGTAACGCTGGCATTTCGCCGGTTTCCAAGGCATTTTCACTGGGGCTAACCAAGGTAAGCGCATCGCCTACGTCTACTTTCAGCTCTTTTGCCATCGTTGCCCCGATAGCAACGTTAAAACTGCCCGGTTGCAGTTTGTGCATATCGCCTTTGACGACATGCTTAAAAACTGTACTGACTTGCTCTTCCTGCTCCGGCACAATGCCTTGCAACACGGCAGCGCGAGCTTCATCACCCTGATTCAGCATGGCGGGCTTTTCGATAAACGGTGAAACCGCTTTAACACCCGGAAAATTTAACAAATCCTGTTGCACTGCTTGCCAGTCGGATACCCCTAAATCGTGTTCGGATACCGTGACATGCGCCAACATCCCCATAATACGTTCGCGCATGGTTTGCTCGAAACCGTTCATCACTGACAGTACCGTGATCAACACCAAAACGCCAATGGCGATGCCAATCATCGAGGCCAGTGAGATGAAGGAAATGAAATGCTTCTGCCGCTGCGAGCGGGTATAGCGCAAGCCGACAAACAGCTCCATAGGCTGGAACATTTTACTCATAGCGCAGTGACTCCGCCGGTTGGATTTGCGAGGCGCGCCAGGCCGGATAAAGGGTTGCCAATACCGACGCAATCAGCGAGGCAATACCGATCCAGATCACATTGCTCCAACGCAAATCTGAGGGAATTTCGCTGATATAAAACACGTCAGACGAAAAGATTTTGAACCCAAACGTGTTCTCCAAAAACGGAATCACGGTATCAATATTCAGCGATAGCCAGACCCCTAAACCAACCCCTACCAAGGTGCCAAATACCCCGATAATGCTGCCCTGAATCATGAAAATTCGCATAATGCGCTGCCCGGACATCCCAAAAGTCCGCAGGATAGCAATATCCGACTCTTTATCATTCACCGCCATCATCAACGAGGCCACCAGGTTAAACAGTGCGACACATACCACCAAAAACAGAATCATGGTCATCACAATGCGCTCGGTTTTCACCGCCCGGAAAAAGCTGCCGTGTTCTTCACTCCAGTCAACAACTTCAAAGTCCTTGCCTAATTTAGCTTGTAATTCATGTCCGATAGCGGGTGCTGCAAACATATCATCCAGTTTCAAACGTACCCCACCAACATTTTCCCCCAGCCTGAATAGGCGTGACGCATCACTCAGCTCAATAAAACCGGTCATGCCATCGTATTCGGGGTGTCCAATTTGGTAGATACCGGTGACAGTAAAGCGTTTCAGGCGCGGTAAAATTCCCGCAGGGGTAACTTGTACTTGCGGCACAATCACCGTGACTTTATCACCGGGAATGACACCGAGTGCTGCGGCAGCTTCAACGCCCAACACAATACCGTACTCACGCGGGACAAGATTACTGAAACTGCCATCCAACATCTTGAAATTCACATCGCTGACCTGGCCTTGTAGTGCCGGATCAATACCTTGCAACACAATACCGCGCATCAAGTTGCCATTGGTGAGCATGACCTGTTTTTGCACATAAGGCGCTGCACCAATGACGTGTTTTTGCGCCTTTAATCCGTCCAGCTTTGCCGTCCAATCGGAGAGTTGCCCATTTGTCCCCGAAACCGTGACATGGGAAACCACTCCCAGTATCTTGTCCCTGAGTTCCTTTTCAAACCCGTTCATGATCGACAAAACCGTGATCAGCACCATGACCCCCAGCAGGATGCCGAGCATCGAGGCGAACGAAATGAACGAGATGAAACGGTTACGCCGCCGTGAATGCGTGTACCGCTGTCCGATGAATAATTCGAGTGGTGTAAACATGGGTGGCGATTGTACAGATGATGAGTGTCGTTTAATAGTGAAGTATCGGGAGATCAGACATGCGTTTGTCTAAATGGTTTAGTGCCTTGTTGCTGGCGGTACCTTTTTTTGCCAATACAGCCTTTGCGGATTACCCCAACCGTGGCATGAGCATGAATAGCGTCAAGGCGCAGTATGGCGAACCGCAATCGGTAAGGCAGTCAGCTAATCCGGTCAAAAAACGCTGGCCTCGGATTACGGTGTGGAATTATGGCACATTTTCAGTGTATTTTGAGCGCAAGACAGTGCTGCATACGGTGGTGCATTAAAAGGGTGGTGGATGCTTAACGGATCGACATAACCGGGCTACTGATGCTCAAATCTTTCCAGATTTTATCGGCGGTCACAATTTCCATCTGCATGTCTTCGCCCGTCGCCACACAAGCACGGTCAGCCAGTGATAAACCCAAAGGGGCAGCTTGTTGCCACAGTTCTGCCGCGATTTCAGCCTGTTGTTGCGAAAACGGTACGACTTCAAGCCCCAGACTTTGCAGCAATTGCCCGATACTGCCTGCATTCAACCCCGCTTTGCGTAGCTTTTGCATCACTTCTGACCAGTTGACGCTGGAAATCACCGCCTCATCCAGCAAAGGCTGTACCTTGTCGGCTCCGGTTTCTTTGTGAATGACTGCCAACAATGCGGAAGCATCCAGCACATAACGTTTATCCAGCATCATTCCTTCCTTGCACTCTCCCTGCGCTCATCAATCAACTCTTGTGCAAGATCAATCGTTGCAGGAATGGCTGACATTTCCTGATAAATTTTCTCCCACAACAGAGCTTTTGGTTCCAACACCAAACGCCCATTTTCCATATGGGCAATCAGGCGTGAACCGGCTGTCAAACCTAATTGCTTGCGAAAAACAGAGGGTATGACCAAACGGCCTTGCTGGGTAACAGCGATTTCAAATGCTTGTGCAGGCATGGTGGATAGTCTCTTGTGTGGCAGATACAAATGAGTATGCCACAATTAGTCGACTTCACCAAAAAACATGTTTGCTGCGCATTCACAATGCGCGTAAAATAGCGGGTAATACATGAGGAAATCACACATGCAAACTGCGCTTATTTACGACAAAAGCTCCCCCAAACGTGCTTCCAATCTCAGTATCAACAGTTCACTGCTTGAACAAGCTCGCCATTACAAAATTAACCTCTCGAAGTTGTTGGAAAATGCGCTTATTGACACCCTCCAGCAAAAAAAGTCTAGCGAGTGGTTGGAACAAAATCGTCTCGCACTCAATGCCTACAATGAACGCATCGAACAGCGCGGTGTATTCAGTGACGGCTTAAGGAGATTTTAAATTGGCGCAATTCGACGTTTACCGCAACACCAACAGCGCAACGTTTGCTGACATTCCCTACTTGCTGGATGTGCAAACCGATTTGTTGGATGTACTCAAAACACGCGTCGTTGTACCACTGGAATTGTGCGGCAATGCCAAACCCGCCCAAACCCTAACGCCCATTTTCAACATCGAAAACACACTGGTAATGATGTCCACGCCTGAACTGGCTGGTATTCATGCGCGTTATTTGGGTGAATACGTCACATCGGTTGCAAACCAACGCCAAGAAATCATGGCAGCACTGGATTTGTTGTTTTCAGGGATATAGTCAGCACCTGAGCAACCGACACTTTACGGATTGCCCCTAACCCGCTATTTTGACGCGCATCCCGACCAGAACTGACGAGAATAATGAGCAACAACACCTACAACGCCTCTTCCATCGAAGTCCTCACCGGACTCGACCCCGTGCGCAAACGCCCCGGCATGTACACCGACACCACGCGCCCTAACCACCTTGCGCAAGAAGTCATCGACAACAGCGTGGACGAAGCCCTCGCCGGACACGCCAACCAAATCGACGTAACCCTACACGCTGACGGCTCAGTTTCCGTCACCGACAACGGGCGCGGAATGCCGGTCGACATCCACCCCGAACAAGGTAAACCGGGGATCGAAGTCATCCTCTGCACCCTGCACGCAGGCGGCAAATTTTCCGACCAAAACTACCAATTCTCCGGCGGTTTACACGGTGTCGGCGTATCCGTTGTCAACGCCCTGTCGCGCAAACTCGAAGTCACCATCAAGCGCAATGCCCAGCTTTACCGCATGACATTTGCCGACGGCAACAAAGCCAGCGAACTCGAAGTCATCGGCAAAGCAGGCAAGCGCGAAACCGGCACAACCGTGCATTTCTGGCCAGATGGCAAATACTTCGACACCGTAAAATTCGGCGTAAAAGCCCTCAAGCACAATTTACGCTCAAAAGCGGTACTCTGCCCCGGCTTACGCATCCGTTTCACCGACGCTTCGACCACCGAACCCGAAGTCACCGAATGGTATTACCAAAGCGGTTTGCGCGATTACCTCAACGAAGCCATCAGCGAATTCATCACCTTGCCCGAAGACCCGTTCACCGGCTCACTCACCGCGCCGCGTGAAACGCTCGATTGGGCATTGCTGTGGCTACCCGAAGGCGGCACAGCCATCCAAGAAAGCTACGTCAACCTGATTCCGACGGTGCAAGGCGGCACACACGTCAACGGCTTGCGCACGGGTGTCACCGATGCGTTGCGCGAATACTGCGAATTCCGCAATCTATTGCCACGCGGCATGAAACTGACCCCCGATGATGTGTGGGAAAATATCGCCTTCGTGCTGTCATTCAAGATGCAAGACCCACAATTCGCCGGGCAAACCAAAGAACGCCTGTCCTCCCGCGAAGCCGCCAGTTTCATCAGCGGCGCAATCAAGGACGCATTCAGCCTCTATCTCAACAACAACACCGTGATCGGCGAACAACTCGCGCAACTGGCAATCAACAACGCCACCAAACGCCAGAAAGCCAGCAAAAAAGTTATCCGCAAGCGCGTCACCGCAGGCCCCGCCCTTCCCGGAAAACTCGCGGATTGTTCCTCGCA contains:
- a CDS encoding type II toxin-antitoxin system CcdA family antitoxin, with protein sequence MQTALIYDKSSPKRASNLSINSSLLEQARHYKINLSKLLENALIDTLQQKKSSEWLEQNRLALNAYNERIEQRGVFSDGLRRF
- the parE gene encoding DNA topoisomerase IV subunit B, whose protein sequence is MSNNTYNASSIEVLTGLDPVRKRPGMYTDTTRPNHLAQEVIDNSVDEALAGHANQIDVTLHADGSVSVTDNGRGMPVDIHPEQGKPGIEVILCTLHAGGKFSDQNYQFSGGLHGVGVSVVNALSRKLEVTIKRNAQLYRMTFADGNKASELEVIGKAGKRETGTTVHFWPDGKYFDTVKFGVKALKHNLRSKAVLCPGLRIRFTDASTTEPEVTEWYYQSGLRDYLNEAISEFITLPEDPFTGSLTAPRETLDWALLWLPEGGTAIQESYVNLIPTVQGGTHVNGLRTGVTDALREYCEFRNLLPRGMKLTPDDVWENIAFVLSFKMQDPQFAGQTKERLSSREAASFISGAIKDAFSLYLNNNTVIGEQLAQLAINNATKRQKASKKVIRKRVTAGPALPGKLADCSSQDTTRTELFLVEGDSAGGSAKQARDREFQAIMPLRGKILNTWEVDSEQVLGSQEVHDISVAIGVEPGNVDLSQLRYGKICILADADSDGAHIATLLCALFVKHFRPLVEAGHVFVAMPPLYRIDIGKEVYYALDEAEKQARLDIITAEKKRGTVAVTRFKGLGEMNPLQLRETTISPDTRRLVKLSLDDTDAADLMMDMLLAKKRASDRKQWLETKGNLASV
- a CDS encoding CcdB family protein; its protein translation is MAQFDVYRNTNSATFADIPYLLDVQTDLLDVLKTRVVVPLELCGNAKPAQTLTPIFNIENTLVMMSTPELAGIHARYLGEYVTSVANQRQEIMAALDLLFSGI
- a CDS encoding type II toxin-antitoxin system VapC family toxin; its protein translation is MLDKRYVLDASALLAVIHKETGADKVQPLLDEAVISSVNWSEVMQKLRKAGLNAGSIGQLLQSLGLEVVPFSQQQAEIAAELWQQAAPLGLSLADRACVATGEDMQMEIVTADKIWKDLSISSPVMSIR
- a CDS encoding AbrB/MazE/SpoVT family DNA-binding domain-containing protein; translation: MPAQAFEIAVTQQGRLVIPSVFRKQLGLTAGSRLIAHMENGRLVLEPKALLWEKIYQEMSAIPATIDLAQELIDERRESARKE
- a CDS encoding lipoprotein-releasing ABC transporter permease subunit; protein product: MFTPLELFIGQRYTHSRRRNRFISFISFASMLGILLGVMVLITVLSIMNGFEKELRDKILGVVSHVTVSGTNGQLSDWTAKLDGLKAQKHVIGAAPYVQKQVMLTNGNLMRGIVLQGIDPALQGQVSDVNFKMLDGSFSNLVPREYGIVLGVEAAAALGVIPGDKVTVIVPQVQVTPAGILPRLKRFTVTGIYQIGHPEYDGMTGFIELSDASRLFRLGENVGGVRLKLDDMFAAPAIGHELQAKLGKDFEVVDWSEEHGSFFRAVKTERIVMTMILFLVVCVALFNLVASLMMAVNDKESDIAILRTFGMSGQRIMRIFMIQGSIIGVFGTLVGVGLGVWLSLNIDTVIPFLENTFGFKIFSSDVFYISEIPSDLRWSNVIWIGIASLIASVLATLYPAWRASQIQPAESLRYE